One stretch of Micromonospora cremea DNA includes these proteins:
- a CDS encoding alpha-amylase family glycosyl hydrolase: protein MTGTGPWWREAVTYEVYLRSFADADGDGLGDLAGVRSRLPYLADLGVDAVWLTPFYPSPDHDAGYDVSDHRDVDPRVGTLAELDGLIADAHRRGLRVVVDLVLNHVASAHPWFVAARAAGPGSPERDRFHVRPGRGVAGELPPNGWRSIFGGSAWAPFGDGEWYLHLFDIEQPDLRHEHPEVAADAAATLRFWLDRGVDGVRFDAAGSLVKDPAYPELPDGWRAGDPSPFSDRDDVHEIYRRWARQLAAYPGDRLGVAETWGGPEIIEPYLRPDELGQAFAMDPIYWPLRPEPWRAGVDALLAATTRHGRLPAWVHGSHDVSRAAQRWGRDGARAVLLLMLALPGAVYLYAGDELGLPEVALADDEIRDPVFRRSAGADRGRDGARVPLPWTEQPAPYGFGPAGSTPWLPQPAGWGGFSVARQADDPTSALALTRAALPLRGTCWRGRPAEVSWLDAPADCLAFERGAGGPRCLVNLGDTPVDWRPYGQRLLLSSAPVDGASLPGHSTAWLR, encoded by the coding sequence ATGACCGGAACCGGACCCTGGTGGCGCGAGGCCGTCACCTACGAGGTCTACCTGCGCTCCTTCGCCGACGCCGACGGCGACGGCCTCGGCGACCTGGCCGGCGTACGGTCCCGGTTGCCCTACCTGGCCGACCTCGGCGTCGACGCGGTCTGGCTGACCCCGTTCTATCCCAGCCCGGACCACGACGCCGGCTACGACGTGTCCGACCATCGCGACGTGGACCCGCGCGTGGGCACTCTCGCCGAGCTGGACGGGCTGATCGCCGACGCGCACCGCCGCGGCCTGCGGGTGGTGGTCGACCTGGTGCTCAACCACGTCGCCAGCGCCCACCCCTGGTTCGTCGCGGCCCGCGCGGCCGGCCCCGGCTCGCCGGAACGGGACCGGTTCCACGTCCGGCCCGGCCGAGGCGTCGCCGGGGAGTTGCCGCCGAACGGCTGGCGCTCCATCTTCGGCGGGTCGGCATGGGCGCCGTTCGGGGACGGCGAGTGGTACCTGCACCTGTTCGACATCGAGCAACCCGATCTGCGCCACGAGCATCCCGAGGTGGCAGCGGACGCCGCGGCCACACTGCGGTTCTGGCTGGACCGGGGGGTCGACGGGGTGCGCTTCGACGCCGCCGGCTCGCTGGTGAAGGACCCGGCCTATCCGGAGTTGCCGGACGGCTGGCGGGCCGGCGACCCGTCGCCGTTCAGCGATCGCGACGACGTGCACGAAATCTACCGGCGGTGGGCACGGCAACTCGCCGCGTACCCGGGTGACCGGCTCGGCGTGGCCGAGACCTGGGGTGGGCCGGAGATCATCGAGCCGTACCTGCGCCCGGACGAGCTGGGGCAGGCGTTCGCGATGGACCCGATCTACTGGCCGCTGCGCCCGGAACCCTGGCGGGCGGGGGTGGACGCGCTGCTCGCCGCCACCACCCGACACGGCCGGCTGCCGGCCTGGGTGCACGGCAGCCACGACGTGAGCCGGGCGGCGCAGCGGTGGGGCCGCGACGGGGCCCGGGCCGTGCTGCTGCTGATGCTCGCGCTGCCCGGCGCGGTGTACCTCTACGCCGGAGACGAGCTGGGCCTGCCCGAGGTGGCACTGGCCGACGACGAGATCCGGGACCCGGTGTTCCGCCGCTCGGCGGGCGCCGACCGGGGGCGCGACGGCGCGCGGGTGCCGCTGCCCTGGACCGAGCAGCCGGCACCGTACGGCTTCGGGCCGGCCGGGTCGACGCCGTGGCTGCCCCAGCCGGCCGGCTGGGGCGGCTTCTCGGTGGCCCGCCAGGCCGACGACCCGACCTCGGCGCTGGCCCTGACCCGGGCGGCACTGCCGCTGCGCGGGACGTGCTGGCGCGGCCGGCCGGCGGAGGTGTCCTGGCTGGACGCCCCCGCCGACTGCCTCGCCTTCGAACGTGGCGCCGGCGGCCCCCGGTGCCTGGTCAACCTGGGCGACACGCCGGTCGACTGGCGACCGTACGGCCAGCGGCTGCTGCTCTCCAGCGCCCCGGTGGACGGGGCTTCGCTGCCCGGCCACTCGACCGCCTGGCTGCGCTGA
- the sthA gene encoding Si-specific NAD(P)(+) transhydrogenase: MYDYDLVVLGSGPSGQKAAIAAAKLGRRVGIVDRRDMIGGVCINTGTVPSKTLREAVLYLTGLSQRDLYGSSYRVKEEITVSDLAARTQHVITRQTDVIRNQLARNRVAMITGTGRFADAHTIWVDGGSGRESRVTFDKIIIAAGTRPARPDSVDFDDRTIVDSDGVINLQAVPRSMVVVGAGVIGMEYASMFAALGTKVTVVERRDRMLDFCDEEIVESLKYHLRDLSVAFRFGEEVAAVEKHQTAALCILKSGKKIVADTVMYSAGRQGQTDDLALEAAGLEADRRGRIKVDANYRTSVENIYAVGDVIGFPALASTSMEQGRLAAQHACGEPIREMHGLQPIGIYTIPEISFVGQTEAQLTDTSTPFEVGIARYRELARGQIVGDSYGMLKLLVSPDDGRLLGVHVFGTAATEIVHIGQAVIGCGGTIDYLVDAVFNYPTLAEAYKVAALDASNKIRNITRIDG; encoded by the coding sequence GTGTATGACTACGACCTGGTGGTGCTGGGCTCCGGACCCAGTGGGCAGAAGGCCGCGATCGCCGCTGCGAAGCTGGGCAGGCGGGTCGGCATCGTGGACCGCCGCGACATGATCGGTGGGGTGTGCATCAACACCGGCACCGTCCCGTCCAAGACGCTGCGCGAGGCGGTGCTCTACCTGACCGGGCTGAGCCAGCGGGACCTCTACGGCAGCAGCTACCGGGTCAAGGAGGAGATCACGGTCAGCGACCTGGCCGCCCGGACCCAGCATGTGATCACCCGGCAGACCGACGTCATCCGCAACCAGCTCGCCCGCAACCGGGTCGCGATGATCACCGGCACGGGCAGGTTCGCGGACGCGCACACGATCTGGGTCGACGGCGGCTCCGGGCGCGAGTCCAGGGTCACCTTCGACAAAATCATCATCGCCGCGGGCACCCGCCCGGCCCGCCCGGACAGCGTCGACTTCGACGACCGGACCATCGTGGACTCTGACGGCGTCATCAACCTCCAGGCCGTGCCCCGCAGCATGGTCGTGGTCGGCGCCGGTGTGATCGGGATGGAGTACGCGTCCATGTTCGCCGCGCTCGGCACCAAGGTGACCGTGGTGGAGCGCCGGGACCGGATGCTCGATTTCTGCGACGAGGAGATCGTCGAGTCGCTCAAGTACCACCTGCGCGACCTGTCCGTGGCGTTCCGCTTCGGTGAGGAGGTCGCCGCCGTCGAGAAGCACCAGACGGCGGCGCTGTGCATCCTCAAGAGCGGCAAGAAGATCGTCGCGGACACGGTGATGTACTCGGCCGGCCGGCAGGGCCAGACCGACGACCTGGCTCTGGAGGCAGCCGGGCTGGAGGCGGACAGGCGCGGCCGGATCAAGGTCGACGCCAACTACCGCACCTCGGTGGAGAACATCTACGCGGTCGGTGATGTGATCGGCTTCCCGGCCCTCGCGTCCACGTCGATGGAGCAGGGCCGGCTGGCTGCGCAGCACGCCTGCGGCGAGCCGATCCGGGAGATGCACGGCCTCCAGCCGATCGGCATCTACACGATTCCGGAGATCAGTTTCGTCGGGCAGACCGAGGCGCAGCTGACCGACACCTCGACGCCGTTCGAGGTGGGCATCGCGCGCTACCGCGAGCTGGCCCGCGGCCAGATCGTGGGTGACTCGTACGGCATGCTGAAGCTGCTCGTCTCCCCCGACGACGGCCGGCTGCTCGGCGTGCACGTGTTCGGGACGGCCGCGACGGAGATCGTCCACATCGGGCAGGCGGTGATCGGCTGCGGCGGCACGATCGACTACCTGGTCGACGCGGTGTTCAACTACCCGACACTGGCCGAGGCGTACAAGGTGGCCGCCCTGGACGCGTCCAACAAGATCCGTAACATCACACGCATCGACGGCTAG
- a CDS encoding GH39 family glycosyl hydrolase has product MTSASDHQTADARSDWEARIALRSDEEGTTSGTPRLAPPGDLVATAGVGHVRLSWSPVSGAVGYLVHRAPLRDGVPAGDLTPIDHLGGDVLSVPDTWYVDTTGEPGQSYAYAVAAAPEVTVTGPLSVPVHAAALAADGTTPTVTMRVDAADAGVPLHRPWQPMIGSERLSQLLCTDTSGGREIGTELFAALRRIRAEVGVETVRAHAILHDDLGVYREVDGEPVFDFTGVDRVYDLILSIGLRPVVEIGFMPRDLASDPERTVFQYRGVISPPKDWQRWAELVRALVAHLLERYGDTVLTWDFEVWNEANLEVFWSGTRDEWMRLYDVTAKAVKDVDPRIPVGGPSSAAAGWVDALLEHANRSGAAVDFVSTHTYGSPPLDLRPTLHRLGFPDARILWTEWGVTPTHFHPVNDGTSAATFLLSGMRSAAGRVDALSYWVASDHFEELGRPPRLLHGGFGLITVGGIAKPRYHALRMLAQLGDTELTVRASGDGADGLVQSWASRRADGSVAVLVWASTLDQSKRDGDPALARQIRLAVEGAAGRTVTVTRLDREHGDVTTLAERLGVGDWPAEQQWEALRAADSLPTEKVDPRVRGGAAVVELHLPQPGAVLIEVAGS; this is encoded by the coding sequence GTGACGAGCGCAAGCGACCACCAGACGGCAGACGCCCGATCCGACTGGGAGGCCCGTATCGCGCTGCGCAGCGATGAGGAGGGCACGACCAGCGGCACGCCGCGGCTCGCCCCGCCCGGTGACCTGGTGGCCACCGCCGGAGTCGGTCACGTTCGACTGTCCTGGTCGCCGGTCTCCGGCGCCGTCGGCTACCTGGTGCACCGCGCACCGCTGCGCGACGGCGTACCCGCCGGCGACCTCACCCCGATCGACCACCTGGGCGGCGACGTCCTCTCGGTGCCCGACACCTGGTACGTCGACACCACCGGCGAGCCCGGCCAGTCGTACGCCTACGCGGTGGCCGCCGCTCCCGAGGTCACCGTGACCGGCCCGCTCAGCGTCCCGGTCCACGCCGCCGCGCTGGCGGCGGACGGCACCACCCCGACCGTCACGATGCGGGTCGACGCCGCCGACGCGGGCGTGCCCCTGCACCGGCCGTGGCAGCCGATGATCGGCAGCGAGCGCCTGTCCCAACTGCTCTGCACGGACACCTCCGGCGGTCGGGAGATCGGCACCGAGCTGTTCGCGGCGCTGCGCCGCATCCGCGCGGAGGTCGGCGTGGAGACGGTCCGCGCGCACGCGATCCTCCACGATGACCTGGGCGTCTACCGCGAGGTCGACGGCGAGCCGGTGTTCGACTTCACCGGCGTCGACCGGGTCTACGACCTGATCCTCTCCATCGGCCTGCGACCGGTCGTCGAGATCGGCTTCATGCCCCGCGACCTGGCCAGCGACCCGGAGCGGACGGTCTTTCAGTATCGCGGCGTCATCTCCCCGCCGAAGGACTGGCAGCGCTGGGCCGAGCTGGTGCGGGCGCTCGTCGCGCACCTGCTGGAGCGGTACGGCGACACCGTGCTGACCTGGGACTTCGAGGTGTGGAACGAGGCCAACCTCGAGGTGTTCTGGTCCGGCACCCGGGACGAGTGGATGCGGCTCTACGACGTCACCGCCAAGGCGGTCAAGGACGTCGACCCGCGGATTCCGGTCGGTGGGCCGTCGTCGGCCGCGGCCGGCTGGGTCGACGCGCTGCTGGAGCACGCCAACCGATCGGGCGCAGCGGTCGACTTCGTCTCCACCCACACCTACGGCAGCCCACCGCTGGACCTGCGTCCGACCCTGCACCGCCTGGGCTTCCCGGACGCGCGGATCCTGTGGACCGAGTGGGGCGTCACGCCCACCCACTTCCACCCGGTCAACGACGGCACCTCGGCGGCGACCTTCCTGCTCAGCGGCATGCGCTCGGCCGCCGGCCGGGTCGACGCGCTCTCCTACTGGGTGGCCAGCGACCACTTCGAGGAGCTGGGCCGCCCGCCCCGACTGCTGCACGGCGGCTTCGGTCTGATCACCGTCGGCGGCATCGCCAAGCCCCGCTACCACGCCCTGCGGATGCTCGCCCAACTCGGCGACACCGAGCTGACCGTCCGGGCCTCCGGAGACGGCGCGGACGGGCTGGTGCAGAGTTGGGCCAGTCGACGCGCCGACGGCAGCGTCGCCGTACTGGTCTGGGCCTCCACCCTCGACCAGTCCAAGCGCGACGGTGATCCGGCGTTGGCCCGGCAGATCCGGCTGGCCGTCGAGGGTGCCGCCGGCCGTACGGTCACGGTGACCCGCCTCGACCGCGAACACGGCGACGTCACCACGCTGGCCGAACGGCTCGGCGTCGGCGACTGGCCCGCCGAGCAGCAGTGGGAGGCGTTGCGCGCCGCCGACTCGCTGCCGACCGAGAAGGTCGACCCTCGGGTCAGGGGCGGGGCCGCGGTGGTCGAGCTGCACCTGCCCCAGCCGGGGGCCGTGCTGATCGAGGTCGCCGGGAGCTGA
- a CDS encoding ABC transporter ATP-binding protein, translating to MTTHAPPETSQAAVAAVDLVKVYGSGDTAVRALDGVSVGFGRAEFTAIMGSSGSGKSTLMHCLAGLDTATSGRVLLGGTELTGQSDRTLTRVRRERIGFVFQSFNLLPQLTAAQNITLPLDLAGRQPDADLFTHLVGVLGLGQRLGHRPSELSGGQQQRVALARALVARPEVVFADEPTGNLDSRSGAEVLTILRDSVRDLGQTVVMVTHAPIAAAYADRVVLLADGRVAGEIDKPDQVSVTDALRDLAVGA from the coding sequence ATGACAACGCATGCCCCGCCGGAGACCAGCCAGGCCGCGGTCGCCGCGGTCGACCTGGTGAAGGTGTACGGCAGCGGGGACACCGCGGTCCGTGCCCTGGACGGGGTCTCGGTCGGCTTCGGCCGGGCCGAGTTCACCGCGATCATGGGCTCGTCCGGGTCCGGCAAGTCGACCCTGATGCACTGCCTCGCCGGTCTCGACACGGCCACCTCCGGCCGGGTCCTGCTCGGCGGAACGGAGCTGACCGGCCAGTCGGACCGGACGCTGACCCGGGTACGCCGGGAGCGGATCGGGTTCGTCTTCCAGTCCTTCAACCTGCTGCCACAGCTCACCGCCGCGCAGAACATCACCCTGCCGCTGGATCTCGCCGGCCGGCAGCCCGACGCTGACCTCTTCACGCACCTGGTCGGCGTGCTGGGGCTCGGCCAGCGGCTCGGCCACCGGCCCAGCGAGCTCTCCGGGGGCCAGCAGCAGCGGGTCGCGCTGGCCCGGGCGCTGGTGGCACGGCCCGAGGTGGTCTTCGCCGACGAGCCGACCGGCAACCTCGACTCCCGCTCGGGCGCGGAGGTGCTCACCATCCTGCGCGACTCGGTGCGCGACCTGGGGCAGACCGTCGTCATGGTCACCCACGCCCCGATCGCCGCCGCGTACGCCGACCGGGTGGTGCTGCTCGCCGACGGCCGGGTCGCCGGCGAGATCGACAAGCCGGACCAGGTGTCGGTCACCGACGCGCTGCGTGATCTGGCGGTCGGCGCATGA
- a CDS encoding GH39 family glycosyl hydrolase translates to MTTPAEMSAGRGSDGPRIRAGRGQVSVDWDRVPDAVGYLVHRADGDGPYQVVDHRGGDLLAVPGPPYADTTVEPGRTVRYAVRPVLDADRPGDGPLGPPSAPVAARADGDGLVEVSVDAARPLGPVHRPWRDMIGSEHLSLLLSTERVGGEQMGAGLAAALARVHRELGVERVRAHGILGDDLGVYREVDGEPVHDFAGIDAVLDALAPTGLRPVLELSFTPRALARDPSRVVTDAGVSSPPRDWDRWATLVGHLVRHLRSRVGDAELRRWAVEVWNEPDLDCFWTGSREDYLRMYDVTARAVRAACPGLPVGGPATAATRWIEPFLDYVDASGAPLDFLSTHVYGSPPLDLRPALARHGRAGTPLLWTEWGPSPTHFAPVNDSVLSATFVATGMQAAAGRVAALACWVASDHFEELGRPPALLHGGFGLLSVGGLAKPRFWALWMLEQLAPAQLDVRLDGDGAGTLVRVWPSVDPRTGRLAVVLWNGTLDQGVLDRSDQLDRLHRSIRLRVDGLPHGAYELRHRRLDERTSNLGATARRLGVDEWPTDEQWAALRAADHLADATPPVTVTPDRGTVALPVTLPMPSISLLELTPR, encoded by the coding sequence GTGACCACCCCCGCTGAGATGTCGGCAGGCCGCGGGTCGGACGGCCCTCGGATCCGGGCCGGTCGTGGTCAGGTGAGCGTCGACTGGGATCGGGTGCCCGACGCCGTCGGTTACCTGGTGCACCGGGCCGACGGTGACGGCCCGTACCAGGTGGTCGACCATCGCGGCGGCGACCTGCTGGCGGTGCCCGGTCCGCCGTACGCCGACACCACCGTCGAGCCCGGACGGACCGTGCGGTACGCGGTGCGCCCGGTGCTCGACGCGGACCGGCCCGGCGACGGCCCGCTCGGGCCGCCGTCCGCGCCGGTCGCCGCCAGGGCCGACGGCGACGGCCTGGTCGAGGTGAGCGTCGACGCCGCCCGCCCGCTCGGGCCGGTGCACCGCCCGTGGCGGGACATGATCGGTTCCGAGCACCTGAGCCTGCTGCTCAGCACCGAGCGGGTCGGCGGCGAGCAGATGGGCGCCGGGCTCGCCGCCGCGCTCGCCCGGGTGCACCGCGAGCTGGGCGTCGAGCGGGTACGGGCGCACGGCATCCTCGGCGACGACCTCGGCGTCTACCGCGAGGTCGACGGCGAACCCGTGCACGACTTCGCCGGCATCGACGCGGTGCTGGACGCGCTGGCCCCGACCGGGCTGCGACCGGTGCTGGAGTTGTCGTTCACCCCCCGCGCGCTGGCTCGCGACCCGTCGCGGGTGGTGACCGACGCCGGCGTGTCCAGTCCACCCCGCGACTGGGATCGCTGGGCGACCCTGGTCGGGCACCTGGTCCGGCACCTGCGGTCCCGGGTCGGCGACGCCGAGCTGCGCCGGTGGGCGGTCGAGGTGTGGAACGAACCCGACCTGGACTGCTTCTGGACCGGCAGCCGGGAGGACTACCTGCGGATGTACGACGTGACCGCCCGCGCCGTGCGGGCGGCCTGCCCCGGCCTGCCCGTCGGCGGGCCGGCGACCGCGGCGACCAGGTGGATCGAGCCGTTCCTCGATTACGTCGACGCGTCCGGCGCTCCGCTGGACTTCCTCTCCACGCACGTCTACGGCAGCCCGCCGCTGGACCTGCGCCCGGCGCTGGCCCGGCACGGACGGGCCGGCACGCCACTGCTCTGGACCGAGTGGGGACCCTCCCCCACCCACTTCGCACCGGTCAACGATTCGGTGCTCTCGGCGACCTTCGTGGCCACCGGGATGCAGGCGGCGGCCGGCCGGGTGGCCGCGCTCGCCTGCTGGGTGGCCAGCGACCACTTCGAGGAGCTGGGCCGACCACCCGCGCTGCTGCACGGCGGGTTCGGGCTGCTCTCGGTGGGCGGCCTGGCCAAGCCCCGGTTCTGGGCGCTGTGGATGCTGGAGCAGCTCGCCCCGGCGCAGCTCGACGTCCGGCTCGACGGCGACGGGGCGGGCACGCTGGTCCGGGTCTGGCCGTCGGTCGACCCGCGGACCGGGCGGCTCGCGGTGGTGCTCTGGAACGGCACCCTCGACCAGGGCGTGCTCGACCGGTCCGACCAGCTCGACCGGCTGCACCGGTCGATCCGGCTGCGGGTGGACGGGCTGCCGCACGGCGCGTACGAGCTGCGGCACCGGCGGCTCGACGAGCGCACCTCCAACCTGGGCGCCACCGCGCGCCGCCTCGGCGTCGACGAGTGGCCGACCGACGAGCAGTGGGCCGCCCTGCGCGCCGCCGATCACCTCGCCGACGCGACCCCGCCGGTGACCGTCACGCCGGATCGCGGCACCGTCGCGCTGCCGGTCACCCTGCCCATGCCGTCGATCTCGCTGCTGGAGCTGACCCCGCGATGA
- a CDS encoding response regulator has product MIRVLIADDQAMVRTGFGMIIGAQSDMEVIGEAADGVVAVELARRLRPDVVLLDIRMPRLDGLEALRLLAGPGVADPVRVVVVTTFDLDEYVHTALSNGACGFLLKDSGPALLVEAVRAAVSGDALISPSITVRLLEHLSSPAPARDDAGLSPRELDVVKLVARGLTNAEIAAQLFIAVGTVKTHLASVQMKLKARNRVEIAAWAWERRLVG; this is encoded by the coding sequence ATGATCCGGGTGCTGATCGCCGACGACCAGGCGATGGTCCGCACCGGCTTCGGCATGATCATCGGGGCGCAGTCGGACATGGAGGTGATCGGCGAGGCCGCCGACGGGGTCGTCGCCGTCGAGTTGGCCCGGCGACTACGCCCGGACGTGGTGCTGCTGGACATCCGGATGCCCCGCCTCGACGGCCTCGAAGCACTGCGGCTGCTCGCCGGACCGGGCGTCGCCGACCCGGTCCGGGTGGTCGTGGTGACGACCTTCGACCTCGACGAGTACGTGCACACCGCGCTCTCCAACGGCGCTTGCGGCTTCCTGCTCAAGGACTCCGGGCCGGCGCTGCTGGTGGAAGCGGTCCGCGCGGCCGTCTCCGGTGACGCGCTAATCAGCCCGTCCATCACGGTACGACTGCTGGAGCACCTCAGCTCGCCCGCTCCGGCGCGCGACGACGCCGGGTTGTCACCGCGGGAACTCGACGTCGTGAAGCTCGTCGCCCGGGGGCTGACCAATGCCGAGATCGCCGCCCAGCTGTTCATCGCCGTCGGCACGGTCAAGACGCACCTGGCCAGCGTGCAGATGAAGCTCAAGGCCCGCAACCGGGTCGAGATCGCCGCCTGGGCCTGGGAACGCCGCCTCGTGGGCTAG
- a CDS encoding sensor histidine kinase, which produces MSPPDLRRLWVRLAQAAGLVAIGLLTLFDLRFSASGNMSVAALLLLLVRLGLAVATVPLWLPVHRLGSRRLPLAALALATASLAVTAAIRVLADSSYVLGGSWGLAESAGLLGVVFVVARWGAPRLAPWAAVAAGLAVAALPLRAGTDSLLVIFGLLQVLAAAGAAGVGLYLRIVASGRERAIALVRAEQRAEFARDLHDFIAHHVTGIVVQAQGARFVAEQDPQRVIVALEQIERAGAETMASMRRMVGILRNPDAPPDAPLAPLAGVTDLAPLLTGFNGTASAPARLHVDGDLDGLPVEVSTSAYRVVMEGLTNTRQHAPDARSVDVAVRRTPDWLLVRVADDGASPRTAPARGHGFGLIGLTERVRALGGTITAGPGVAGGWVLDAAFPLRTAVR; this is translated from the coding sequence ATGAGCCCGCCGGATCTTCGACGTTTGTGGGTACGCCTGGCCCAGGCCGCCGGCCTGGTGGCCATTGGCCTGCTCACCCTCTTCGACCTGCGGTTCAGCGCGTCCGGAAACATGAGCGTGGCCGCTCTCCTGCTCCTGCTGGTGCGGCTGGGGCTGGCGGTGGCGACGGTGCCGCTCTGGCTGCCGGTGCACCGGCTGGGTTCCCGTCGACTGCCACTTGCCGCGCTGGCGCTCGCCACCGCCTCACTTGCCGTGACCGCGGCGATCCGGGTCCTCGCCGACAGCAGCTACGTGCTCGGCGGCAGTTGGGGGCTCGCCGAGTCGGCCGGGCTGCTGGGGGTGGTCTTCGTGGTGGCCCGCTGGGGCGCGCCCCGGCTGGCCCCGTGGGCGGCGGTGGCCGCCGGCCTCGCCGTGGCCGCGTTGCCGCTGCGGGCCGGCACCGACAGCCTGCTCGTGATCTTCGGTCTGCTCCAGGTGCTCGCCGCGGCCGGCGCCGCCGGGGTGGGGCTCTACCTGCGGATAGTCGCCTCCGGTCGGGAGCGGGCGATCGCGTTGGTCCGGGCCGAGCAGCGCGCCGAGTTCGCGCGTGACCTGCACGACTTCATCGCCCACCACGTGACCGGCATCGTGGTGCAGGCGCAGGGTGCCCGGTTCGTCGCCGAGCAGGACCCACAGCGGGTGATCGTCGCCCTGGAGCAGATCGAGCGGGCCGGCGCGGAGACGATGGCCTCGATGCGACGAATGGTGGGGATCCTGCGCAACCCAGACGCACCGCCGGACGCACCGCTGGCCCCGCTGGCCGGTGTGACCGATCTGGCGCCGTTGCTGACGGGGTTCAACGGCACGGCGAGCGCCCCGGCGCGGCTGCACGTCGACGGCGATCTGGACGGGCTGCCGGTGGAGGTCTCGACCTCGGCGTACCGGGTGGTGATGGAGGGGCTGACCAACACCCGCCAGCACGCGCCGGACGCCCGGTCCGTGGACGTGGCGGTGCGACGTACTCCGGACTGGTTGCTGGTCCGGGTGGCCGACGACGGCGCGTCTCCGCGCACCGCGCCGGCGCGGGGGCACGGCTTCGGCCTGATCGGCCTCACCGAGCGGGTACGCGCCCTCGGCGGCACGATCACCGCCGGGCCCGGCGTCGCCGGCGGCTGGGTGCTCGATGCGGCGTTCCCGCTGCGCACGGCGGTGCGCTGA
- a CDS encoding LacI family DNA-binding transcriptional regulator, translating to MGNGRLTAREIARLAGVSVATVSRVSNGTGQVSEETRRRVLRAIEEHGYRPHHLGQALAARRHGAVGLVFPGLSGPYFSELIQGFESEAVNSRTSVHILCTHLRADSDAEVIEMAHRVDGLAVLGGTLSDETLEELAGMLPVVVLAGGGPPGVPAVRVENTDSTAALTRHLLADHALRRLDFVGNPSGSPDVSERWAGFREAHRQLGLPLPRAPIRVGLQQPDGVFAAEQLLRRSIRPQGIVCANDETALGVLVGASGLGLRVPEDLVITGFDDTPMAALVTPALTTVRQPVRELAAQTARLLMQVATGDVDRSGPTLVLPTDLVVRRSCGCAAPTTPGSTPTGRRAETGLRHSR from the coding sequence ATGGGCAACGGTCGACTGACGGCCCGGGAGATCGCCCGTCTGGCCGGCGTGTCCGTCGCGACGGTCTCCCGGGTGTCCAACGGCACCGGCCAGGTGTCCGAGGAGACCCGCCGCCGAGTGTTGCGGGCCATCGAGGAGCACGGGTACCGGCCACACCACCTCGGCCAGGCCCTGGCCGCCCGTCGCCACGGCGCCGTGGGTCTGGTCTTCCCGGGGCTGTCCGGGCCGTACTTCTCGGAGCTGATCCAGGGCTTCGAATCCGAGGCGGTCAACTCCCGGACCAGCGTGCACATCCTCTGCACCCATCTGCGCGCCGACTCCGACGCGGAGGTGATCGAGATGGCGCACCGGGTGGACGGTCTGGCCGTGCTCGGTGGCACCCTCTCCGACGAGACGCTCGAAGAGCTGGCCGGAATGCTCCCGGTCGTGGTCCTGGCCGGCGGTGGACCGCCCGGGGTGCCGGCCGTACGGGTCGAGAACACGGACTCGACGGCCGCCCTGACCCGGCACCTGTTGGCCGACCACGCGTTGCGTCGGCTGGACTTCGTCGGCAACCCGAGCGGGTCGCCCGACGTGAGCGAACGCTGGGCCGGCTTCCGCGAGGCGCACCGGCAACTGGGCCTGCCGCTGCCCCGGGCCCCGATCCGGGTCGGGTTGCAGCAGCCCGACGGTGTCTTCGCCGCCGAACAGCTGCTCCGCCGGAGCATCCGCCCGCAGGGCATCGTCTGCGCCAACGACGAGACCGCCCTCGGCGTGCTCGTCGGCGCGTCCGGTCTCGGGCTGCGGGTGCCCGAGGATCTTGTGATCACCGGTTTCGACGACACACCGATGGCGGCCCTCGTCACCCCCGCGCTGACGACCGTCCGGCAGCCGGTCCGCGAGCTGGCCGCGCAGACCGCACGGCTGCTGATGCAGGTGGCCACGGGGGACGTCGACCGCAGCGGGCCGACCCTGGTGCTGCCAACCGATCTGGTCGTCCGGCGTAGCTGCGGCTGCGCGGCGCCCACCACACCAGGCTCCACGCCGACCGGCCGCCGTGCCGAGACTGGCCTTCGCCACAGCCGCTAG